GAAGGGGCTGGGAGCAGCTTGCCATGCTCATGATGTTAATCAATATAAATGtgttcttattttttaaatcaaaatatgtgtttttattttaattatttataaagattttcgtgaaaaatatttttaattttactttaaaatttatgGCAGACTTCAGTAAAAAAATGACGAAATTTCTTGTAATTATTGGACCTAGGAGGCTAGGAAAAGAATGAGATGAGAGACTCAATTAGGAAGAGGAGacaaaattttagtttttctttataaataatatgataagagaagaaaaagaaataacaaaattttccagtgtaatagaataaaaaataaaaaggtctgaaaattttagtttttcttaataagtaaataaaattctaatattacaaataaattctttcaaatatctcttaatttcaaattaagaaCGAGTACCTCTATTAAATCACTTTCTCGGGAAGATCCCTCTTGTTGTTATTGTCTACATTTGTATGTCTGACTTCGAAAGCAATGTACTACCTGTCTATTAATTTCAAGAAACTTCATGAGTTGCAACTTAATAATAAATAGCTCCCGATTAATTATTGATttattgaatttcttttttatgtgaAAGAAAACATGTTCATGCACGATCTCGTGACAAATACAAGTGAGGAGAAATCTGATATGGACCCAATACTCTATGTAAGAGTTGAAATATGAAgtgattaatttctttttaagaCCGCATGATGCGCTATTTGTTAATTTGTCAAGAGAAATTTGGTTTAAATGtttatctattatatatatatatatatatatatatagtaaaattaactACACGTCCCATTAAATGGGATGATATTAAATGGGGTTAAAAAAAGTCAATTTAcccataaattaaaataaatgaaaaataaatcaaattatatatattatattgtcatagaaaaatattgaaatttaaaaattgataaactGTGTAATGCGGAATCAAGGGCGCAGCACTTGAAAGTTGAAATTGATTCACCACTTCCTTCCTCTTTCTTATTTCCACATTTGCTATACCTATTTTATTTCCCTCTCGCACCTCAATTTAGAGAAGTATAATTCTAGAGTCAAgaagtaaattattttttcataaattaatatttcatgcAATGTAGAATTCTATTTTTCATGGTTTACATGGTATAAACATTTGACTTAATTAACCGTGTTGAATATTTAAGAAGAACACCTATGAAAAAAggaatatttaagaaaaacttATATAGTATAAGTACATAACTTAAGctgataatttatttaaattatataagaCATCTGTATGCGATTAACTTCCTTAATAAATGTTCTAATTATACTctaaaaatgaatttataataaatttactgAAGTAAAAAAGATACATatctaaattatatttaaaaaataaataattgatcatatataggacttataaaataaattatcacaAACCACTAATTTTATAAACGTATTGTAatgtgaaataaattaaatatttgaaaatgagGATAAAAATGCGTAAATGAAATTTGTAATTTGAGCAGTTCTGCATTTCCATTATATATCCCTCTTACACATTAACGGTTAAATATACATGCAATACATACTAATTAAAACCATTActgcaaaataattattgaacAAGCCAAATATGTATACTTTATCATAGTTTGAAAATGGAAACTATttgttgaaaaattttattgctCTGAAGAAGCAGATTATTCTCAGAAAATTTATGAActattataaaaaatgatcaaatgcatgaaaaatgaaaacccACTAATACAAGGGATagaacatttaaaaaaaaagatcaggtgttcatatataatattgaaaaaatcaCCGTTTACTAATTCTATGAACATgtgattttataaaaaatatatattaaataagatAATTAGTTGCAAAGTGATAAATAAACTTTTTAACATTAGTCTAACTTTTAGTAAATATtatgttttttaatttgaaattagttattaaaaaatCTTAGTTTGTTAATAAGATTATTTTGTcatttgaaacaaataatttttataagaatTTACAGAGAAACCCGTACATATAAAGCTCGGGGTAAAAAACTAGTTTTATCCTTTTAATGAGGTGTTTTTTCTGGGCCTCGAAGGCTCAAACCACTATAATAAAGTTCATGCATACAGACTTTATCTGTCAACTGCCTCAAGTCTTATATGCaccaaatattttcttttccttttcttttttcaaacaCACGTTCTTGGAGACAGCAATGTTTATAGCAAAGTGGACAGCATTGTGTATGAATTAAATGCAAGGAAATTAAAGTGATCAACAGTTAAGAACTTAAGCTGGAACACATATGCACATGCTTAATTATGTCTCATTTCCAGATCCGTATGTCCTAATATAAACCTCATAAATTCGTCTAAAATGCCCATTCGAATTCGGCTCTCGAAATACAAATGATTGAACTACCCGTATTTCACCCCAAAAAAGATATGAATATCGTCAACGGTCTTTATACAAGTGAGCTACCTTTTGAACTTCGTAACTGAACTGTCTATTGActggaaaaaaattttaaaaaatgaaaagtaaaacagaaagaaaattatgtACTACCAGTGAGAATTTAGCAATACAAAACTAAAAAGCAGCACGGGCAATATAATTTGCTCCACACTGACAAAATTTCTTGGTCCGTTCCCAACAGGAATGTAAGTAGGAAGTGAGCATTCTTCACCATTGAAAAGAACTCTTGAAGGGAACCCGTCTCCTTTTGCGATGTTGAGCCCCGGGGTGAGCTTCTTCTTGAACGAGATCACTGACTGTTGCTTCCCAGGGACCGGCGGGTTTACCTTCGGATTGGTCCCATTGGTCTCGCCCATGATATAGGTCAGACCCGGCAAACCCTGGAGGAAGATGGTGTTGTTGAGGTCCTTGAATAGAGTTCCATTGAAGGAGTACGCTTTCTCGAATCCCTGGGCAGCTTTCTTCATCTGGATGGCTGCGAACCAGTTCTCGAAATTCACTCTTTCCCAGTTGAACAGCGTGATTCGTACCGACCACCCATTCTGGTAGTCCGAGTATAAGTGCCAGTTCATGCTGACCCCGCAGTTGTCCCCGCAAGGCAAAGGACGTGGGATGTGGAAGTGCTTGATTTTCGCCCAGGCCACTGCCTTAGCCGACCGGTTCGCGAAGGGCACCAGGATGGCCTCTGACGGGAGGAGCATAGCCGAAGCGTCCTTGTTACATGTGTCATCATCGCTGCATCCACATGCACACGTGTTACACGGGATGACGGAGCTGTTATAGTATGCAGAGAATGAGACACAGCAGTGCGATGTCGTCTGGGTAGGCTTCGTGATGTTGCACACGACCTGCCAGCTGGCGATTGCGGTTGTCGTGGCCTGCAGCCCACTTGGATCGGGGAATTCACTCGCTTCGACATGGATTGGAGCCCCGCAATTGTAGTCCGGGTTCAGTAGTCCAACGATTTTCCACCTCTCAGGCGGGTGAAGAGCCGTGCGGTTCAAATCTGGTGGTAGCTTGTAGACCTACAATCAATGTTGGCACGGCCCATGTTAAAATGTAttagctttttattttttattgctGGAAAGTTTGTATTAATACATGTTAGCTTGTATTAATACATGTTAGCATGTATTAATTGATCAATCACGGCCAGATGTCCGACATAATACAAAACATCTCATTGATTGTCTtgttttttagaaaaaaattagtcGAAGGAAGCTCATGAGCTCTAGTAAGGATTTGCCCATCGGGGAAATGACATAGCAACTTGTCTCAGGACCTCCAGTTCATGTGTCCAGCATTGATTAGCTTTAAGCCTACCTGGAGTTGGAATACGGACTTTGACTGGCTGGGGTCCATGATGGTTGGTAGCAGGGTCCCGTTCCGGCAACAGTACGGCAACTTCCCGGTCTTTGTATCATTTGCCCTCTCACGGGGGAGATCACCGATGACCGGCCTCTTCTCGCAGTTCATGACCTGCGAGAAGTCGAGGCTCTCGTAGTGCTGGGCGGCTTGGCCATAGATGCAGTCGGAATAGTCGATCTTGTGAGTATAAGCTCCTCGCATTGTGTAGATGAACTCGCCTCTCATCCATTCCCACGTCAAGTTCCAGTGGTCGAGGCGTCCTAAGGCATTATCGTTTTCCATCGTGACCTGAGCCAGATAATTTCCCTCGTAGGCTTGAATTACATCGTAGGTGAAGGATAGGTCGCCCTTCTGACGCAGCAACAGCTTCGTCTTTAGCTTTTTCACTTTATGTTTTGGATCCCGAACGCAGCAAGCATACATTGATGTCTCTGGAAAAACCAATTGGAGCAAAGGTTAATCTCAGAgatatgtataaaaaaaaaaggaaaaaatgaagGTTCGGTGAATGAGTAGATTTACTGACTGCGAGTTGTCGGTGCAGGGCATTTGAATCCGTCGACATCGAGCCGAATGGTCTTAGGCATTGGGACCTTGGGCGGCTTCACACCGAACTGGGTCCCCATCAGCTGTATCTCTGCCTGGATCTGACTGATGTCTCCTGCGGTCTCGATGGAAGTCTTGAGATCCGTCTGGGGGTACCCAGTGAGGTAAGTCCCATTCCCAACATCAGCAGGAAAATCCTCAGTATCCGCCAGGACCGCTCCGGTAGCAGAAACCAAGATCTCTTTATGCTGGAAACCAATGAAAATCTTCCATCCCTGAACCTCGACCGTGCCAGTGTTAGTCACGGTGACGGTTGAATTGAAGGCCCATGCCTGGGCCGAGGCGTTCTTCAAGCGGGGGAACTCCTTCCTCCTGGAATTAAATTCGTAAGATATGAATACGCCATTACAGTTCTCTTCTGCCGGGGGCGGTGCTGCCGGTTCATCGCTGTCGTCCTGAGCTACGATCCAAGAGGTCGAAGCCAACGAGATGAAGAACGTGAACAAGGTTAGGGACCTCCACTCTATGTTCATGTCTCTTTAGAAAGGAAAAACATTTGATCTGATTGCTCTTTCCTCTCTTGAAATTGTTAGGAATTGTTGAAaagggggggagagagagagagagagagaggaagagaagaggTGGTGGAGTGAGATTTGATTTGAGTGAGTAATGGGGCGCATTTGGGGAAGACAAAGTCAGATGAAACCTCCTCCTCAGagataccgatgtatgtgctCAGACTAACTGCTTTAACGGTTTTATGAATTTTGCATTAAATCATCTAGTCATGAATAtccaaaattaatataattaatgagAAAGGAAGCGTAATGTAATGAGATACGTCCTTGCTTGGTAATCTTTAAATTCTCATCAGTAGAATTATCATATATACGCATTTATTTAACCTTTTTTTGTCAGTTTCATTTCGCTAGTTCATTGGAGGGGAAATCAAtatgaataattttattgtcCAAAATAATACgattaataaatatttcaaaaatgggCCTGCACTTGTTGAGAATTCGGGCCCAAAATACTACAAGACCAAGGCCCACCAAACCTTTTATGATCATTAGATTGacatcttaaatttttttttcaattataagagAGGCACGTAAGtataatacaatgaaatataaattttaataggaTATTCTCACCGAgtatcaaatttgaaatttcttgATGACTAGGCGAGAACGTGCGCCACTGCGTTATAACCTGTTTGAATAACACCTTAAACTTTGATGATTGCTAGATTGAATCTTATACATCTCAGTCCCGCTTTGCTTCACATCATCTAGAAAGCCTAATATGAAATGAAATCAAACAGGTCGCTAGTTGAAGGTTCCAAAATGGAGACTTTAGAGGGAATTTACTTAATAAGTGCGAGTTCATTGTATAATCTTTTCAACTTCCAGAATGGAGACTTTAGAGGGCATTTACTTAATAAGTGCAAGTTCATAGTAAAAACTTTTCAGTGCAAACAAAATAATCTGGTTATTATTATCTCAAAAACctaatataaaatgaaatcgAGCAGATCGCCAGTTGAAGGTTTTAAAATGAGACTTTGGAAGGCATTTTCCTTATGAACGTGAGTTCAATGTACAAACTTCACAATGCCAATGGAGTCAATGAACTTATTGGTGCCAAGCGGTCAAGTACGTGGAAGGTGCAAAGTGTATAAAGACAAAGCCTGAGGGACAAAGTGGTCTGGAAGCAAAACTTTGGGGGGCAAAGCATAATTTGCTTTTTCATATTTCGTATTTTCATCGGAAACTTAATTTTCCAGTTCCAAGAGAGATGGGAAAACGACGTACACAATCAAACTATAACTGGAAAACAAACTCTCGTTTCCAAGGAACTGACCTTCCAAGTTTCAAACCCAGAGGACTTTCCAGTTAGCATAACTTCAACCATCAGAGCATAAAAGAATCCATACCTCAACAACTGCCTAGccgaaaaagggaaaaaaaagattaaattaaatttttgcaACTTCttaaggaagaaaaagaacacAGGGAAAAAGAAGATCATCTTCGTCCGGGAACACAGACAGTCATCATCTGTCTTCAACACATCCTTGCCCGAACATGCCCTGGTAAAACACGGCCAATTCAAATTTACAAAAGTTCCATCGATGTTTGGTTCTAAGTTTTCCTCCTCCAGGGCCGAATCATGGAACCACAATCTTTTTCTATGAACAAGTGGTAGCCTTCTTGGTCCGTTCTCTTACTGATTCCGAGTGTTCATATAGCCAGGGGGAGCCGGTCTATAGTTGTAGGTTCGGAGTTCTCTCCATTTCTAAGTATGCAGACTTTGATTTTGACGCTCGGGATGTTTTTGATGAGGATGAGGACTTGGGGGATGAGGATGACTTGCTCTTCTTCCGTCTCTGTTTCTTGGGAATGCTAGGGAGGTCGGGAGGCAGTTGGTCTTTGAAAGCCTCCAACGTGGGTTGTTGTCCCATTAGTTGCTCGAAATCTGAAACGAGAACGGCGAAAGAACTCAGAATTTAGGACATCCTTGACCAAAAGAAGATTACTTGCTTCTGGAAAACTGGGAAGACCAAACAGAATGTTgtctaaaaccaaacagacAAGACAGAACTATGAAACCATAGGCAATATAGTTATGCTGCTTCTAAATACAAAAGGTATAAGAAATAAAGGAATGTTTGTATCCCGAGCACAAATGAAAGTAAAAGATTGAGTAAGGTCCAATCAGAAGCAGGATGTTTTTCAACAATGACAGCCAAATTCGGAGTGAGACTCGTCGTAATTGATAGGACCACATTGATGTTTCAACAACAGATTGAAAGATAGATCGACAGGTCTCTGCATCATTAATAAGTATCGAAGATTTAATGGCGGAATATTAGAAGTTAGGCTGGAACGGAAACACGGGTCATGGAAGTGGTTAAAGTAAACAGACAGAACCCTTCAACCAATGTAAATCAATAACTAAAAATGGAACACCAGACACCAAGAAACAGGCCTTTTTCCAGGGACAAGAAGTAATCGGAGATTCCCCTTATTAAAGAAGTATTTACTCTAGAAGAGCCAAAGTTCTTCGTAGCTGGAGGAAAAGAATCTCGGGGCTTTCCTCGCACAACTTAAACAAAACCTCAGATATTGTAAAAGGAATTTTGATGTAAACAATAAACATTATCACTGTTCCAGAACCGACAATTCAACCCGTGAAGGTGGGCAAACGACGGGACCCACCTGAAGACTTTCCTCCTTGTCTGTTTATGACAATTTGATTTCAGTAACTTTTTTACTTCTTGTGGCATGATTTTCTTTAAACCAGTGACCAGGAAGAAAACTTACCCTGGGACGACCATGTCGAAGGGGGCACTGAGTTAGAATCCCCGTGGTCACCGATGGTGGCTAGCGAGGTCGAGAAATCAGGTGCTGACTTGAATTCATTCATCTGCATTGTGTTTAGGTCGTTAGCTTTTAAGAACAGTTAAACtgtcaaaagaaaaagggccTCATTCTTCCTCTCAAGGACACAAATTTAAAGTGATTCTTGATCTCGGTATGGAATTGCCGCCTTCTGTGATCTGCTTAGACTGTAAATTCTAGAATGTGCGGGGCAATTGTCATAAACATGCACAGGGTATATAGTCAAGAAGGTGTCAAGTACCAATAGGAGAAATTTTTAAACATGATAAGCCACCATCTCTCACACATGGACTCAAACTCGGCGAATGCCTTAATACGATCCCAAGTCACCGACGGCAACTGATCTAAATGTTCCACTCGCATATCAGTCCATCACGTTGGGAAATGAAGAAGGAAACAAAGCATGAAACTCACCCAACTGGGGGCACTTCCAGAAGGGCCATCCCACCCGATATGAGCAACGTGCTTGACATCTGTCGGGTACCCAATCTCCATCTCCCTCTCCTTCACCACTGCAAAATTGAAACCAAAAACCCAATTAGCATAACTTCCATTTCCTGCAGTTCAACAGGGAAGTCTGCGCCTTTTGCTGCAGGGAACTGCTCCAATGCTTGCCTTTTGCACATATGGAAAACAACGACAAGTTTCAACCTTTTCCTCAACATACATCCTCCGAGCCGACACATACTATACAGAAAAGTGTCCCAATTAATTTTCCAAAGCTAAACCAAAAATTAATCCTCTTTTACAGACAAAAACTACCcggaagaaaaagaatggcAGAGAATGAAGAGGGGGGAGATGTGTTACCGAAGATTTGAGAGAGGTACTTGA
The sequence above is drawn from the Punica granatum isolate Tunisia-2019 chromosome 5, ASM765513v2, whole genome shotgun sequence genome and encodes:
- the LOC116207361 gene encoding COBRA-like protein 10, yielding MNIEWRSLTLFTFFISLASTSWIVAQDDSDEPAAPPPAEENCNGVFISYEFNSRRKEFPRLKNASAQAWAFNSTVTVTNTGTVEVQGWKIFIGFQHKEILVSATGAVLADTEDFPADVGNGTYLTGYPQTDLKTSIETAGDISQIQAEIQLMGTQFGVKPPKVPMPKTIRLDVDGFKCPAPTTRKTSMYACCVRDPKHKVKKLKTKLLLRQKGDLSFTYDVIQAYEGNYLAQVTMENDNALGRLDHWNLTWEWMRGEFIYTMRGAYTHKIDYSDCIYGQAAQHYESLDFSQVMNCEKRPVIGDLPRERANDTKTGKLPYCCRNGTLLPTIMDPSQSKSVFQLQVYKLPPDLNRTALHPPERWKIVGLLNPDYNCGAPIHVEASEFPDPSGLQATTTAIASWQVVCNITKPTQTTSHCCVSFSAYYNSSVIPCNTCACGCSDDDTCNKDASAMLLPSEAILVPFANRSAKAVAWAKIKHFHIPRPLPCGDNCGVSMNWHLYSDYQNGWSVRITLFNWERVNFENWFAAIQMKKAAQGFEKAYSFNGTLFKDLNNTIFLQGLPGLTYIMGETNGTNPKVNPPVPGKQQSVISFKKKLTPGLNIAKGDGFPSRVLFNGEECSLPTYIPVGNGPRNFVSVEQIILPVLLFSFVLLNSHW
- the LOC116206776 gene encoding CRIB domain-containing protein RIC10, translated to MATKMKGIYKSFKYLSQIFVVKEREMEIGYPTDVKHVAHIGWDGPSGSAPSWMNEFKSAPDFSTSLATIGDHGDSNSVPPSTWSSQDFEQLMGQQPTLEAFKDQLPPDLPSIPKKQRRKKSKSSSSPKSSSSSKTSRASKSKSAYLEMERTPNLQL